The following proteins are encoded in a genomic region of Glycine max cultivar Williams 82 chromosome 18, Glycine_max_v4.0, whole genome shotgun sequence:
- the LOC100796159 gene encoding ethylene-responsive transcription factor ERN1: MARKRKVTEAVEERNPCEATMAWEEVMKEAAELGSARRLRKKFVGVRQRPSGRWVAEIKDTIQKIRVWLGTFDTAEEAARAYDEAACLLRGANTRTNFWPSSQSSSTPALPSKITNLLLQRLKARNNNNNNNPCSLSSSSSSSSLFINHQQKQLEDVCGTESTFFSMDLFSDFLNDPEDYSTSNDEFSNDSAQIDYITSSLESCLNGNDDCREKEKEMEMEFDFSSVTPTSSADVNSGGEREEESEEATDLSAQDFQFLDNDVPPGYFYSPFEIAEDIEEQLEPENYGDEPSMLREVMKRMKYERKFSASLYAFNGIPECLKLKLESGNTNGRGVSISNQLTNLKMACSKNKNEANKKNEEYIEAMDRKEEENPQTSIGMECSSLSFSSRIDDDDGELLLWNSLDLPTLCFVN; encoded by the coding sequence ATGGCAAGGAAGAGAAAGGTTACTGAAGCAGTTGAAGAGAGGAATCCATGTGAGGCAACAATGGCATGGGAAGAGGTGATGAAGGAAGCTGCTGAACTAGGAAGTGCCAGGAGATTGAGGAAGAAGTTTGTTGGGGTGAGACAAAGGCCATCAGGAAGATGGGTGGCTGAGATAAAAGATACCATTCAGAAGATAAGAGTGTGGTTAGGAACCTTTGATACAGCAGAAGAAGCTGCAAGAGCCTATGATGAAGCTGCTTGCCTTCTTCGCGGCGCCAACACTAGAACAAACTTCTGGCCTAGTTCTCAATCTTCCTCAACTCCTGCTCTTCCCTCAAAGATTACCAATCTCCTCCTTCAAAGGCTTAAAGCaagaaacaacaataacaataacaacccttgttctctttcttcttcctcctcctccagtTCTCTTTTCATCAATCACCAACAAAAGCAGCTAGAAGATGTATGTGGAACTGAGTCAACATTTTTCTCAATGGACCTGTTCTCGGATTTCCTTAATGACCCTGAAGATTACAGCACAAGCAACGATGAGTTTAGCAATGATAGTGCACAAATTGATTACATCACAAGTAGtcttgaatcatgtttaaaTGGAAATGATGATTgcagggaaaaagaaaaagaaatggaaaTGGAATTTGACTTCAGCAGTGTGACACCAACATCAAGTGCTGATGTAAATTCAGGAGGGGAGAGAGAGGAAGAGAGTGAAGAAGCCACTGATTTGAGTGCTCAGGATTTTCAGTTTCTTGACAATGATGTTCCACCCGGTTACTTTTATTCACCTTTTGAGATTGCTGAAGATATTGAGGAGCAATTGGAGCCAGAGAACTATGGTGATGAGCCTTCAATGCTGAGAGAAGTAATGAAGAGAATGAAATATGAGAGGAAGTTTTCAGCTTCTCTTTATGCCTTCAATGGAATACCTGAGTGCTTGAAGTTGAAACTTGAGTCAGGAAACACAAATGGAAGAGGGGTTTCTATTTCTAATCAACTAACCAACCTCAAGATGGCTTgtagcaaaaacaaaaatgaggctaataagaagaatgaagaatacATTGAAGCAATGGATAGGAAAGAGGAAGAAAACCCACAAACATCAATTGGCATGGAATGCTCTTCCCTCTCTTTCTCATCCAggattgatgatgatgatggagaaCTGTTGCTATGGAATTCACTTGATCTTCCTACTCTTTGCTTTGTTAACTAG
- the LOC100795636 gene encoding pectinesterase 31, whose protein sequence is MAACIFTVAQDGTADFQTVQEAIDAVPLGNIRRTVIRVSPGTYRQPVYVPKTKNFITLAALSPEDTVLTWNNTATGIDHHQPARVIGTGTFGCGTTIVEGEDFIAENITFENSAPEGSGQAVAIRVTADRCAFYNCRFLGWQDTLYLHYGKQYLKDCYIEGSVDFIFGNSTALLEHCHIHCKSAGFITAQSRKSSQETTGYVFLRCVITGNGGNSYAYLGRPWGPFGRVVFAYTYMDQCIRHVGWDNWGKMENERSVCFYEYRCFGPGCCPSKRVTWCRELLDEEAEQFLTHPFIDPEPEKPWLAQRMALRIPYSA, encoded by the exons aTGGCAGCTTGCATATTCACGGTGGCACAGGACGGGACTGCAGATTTCCAAACGGTGCAGGAGGCTATCGACGCCGTGCCGCTGGGCAACATTCGCCGGACGGTGATTCGGGTCTCGCCGGGAACCTACCGGCAGCCGGTGTACGTTCCCAAGACCAAGAATTTCATCACTCTCGCCGCTCTCAGCCCTGAGGACACCGTGCTTACCTGGAACAACACTGCCACCGGAATTGATCACCACCAA CCTGCGAGGGTGATAGGGACTGGGACGTTTGGTTGTGGAACTACCATTGTGGAAGGGGAGGACTTTATTGCTGAGAATATTACTTTCGAGAATTCTGCGCCTGAG GGTTCAGGGCAAGCAGTTGCAATTAGAGTAACAGCAGATCGATGTGCCTTCTACAATTGCAGGTTCCTTGGATGGCAG GACACACTGTACTTACATTACGGTAAACAATATTTGAAAGATTGCTACATTGAAGGAAGTGTGGACTTCATCTTTGGCAATAGCACTGCACTTTTGGAGCACTGTCATATCCACTGCAAGTCTGCGGGCTTCATAACCGCACAGAGCAGAAAATCATCACAGGAAACAACTGGTTATGTATTCTTAAG ATGCGTTATCACGGGTAATGGAGGAAATTCATATGCATATCTTGGACGACCGTGGGGCCCTTTTGGAAGGGTGGTCTTTGCATACACTTACATGGATCAATGTATAAGGCATGTTGGCTGGGATAACTGGGGGAAAATGGAGAATGAAAGAAGTGTTTGCTTTTATGAATACAG GTGTTTTGGACCTGGTTGCTGTCCATCAAAAAGAGTAACCTGGTGTAGAGAATTGTTGGATGAAGAAGCTGAGCAGTTCCTCACGCATCCTTTCATTGATCCAGAACCAGAGAAACCTTGGCTTGCTCAAAGGATGGCCCTCAGGATTCCATATTCTGCTTGA
- the LOC100794575 gene encoding CSC1-like protein HYP1 — protein MILAALLTSVVINLGLCFIFFTLYSVLRKQPGNITVYAPRLVSEGKRQEGDQFNLERLLPATTAGWVRKAWETSEEEFLSTAGLDAFVFMRIFVFSLKIFTFGGIVGLLILLPINCTGSQLHDDSDFQNKSLDSFSISNVNNGSNRLWIHFCAAYVFTGVVCILLYDEYEHISSKRIACFYSSKPEPHHFTILVRGIPVPHGSTCNDIVEHFFQEYHPSTYHSHSVVRRSSKLQILVTDAERLYKRLTQLKDKDNAPQRHRRDGCLGLFGHKVDILDHYEKTLGDIADNVRMEQSSLAGKEIPAAFVSFKSRFGAAIALNIQEGVNPTDWSTEQAPEPHDVYWPFFSVTFIRRWISKLVAYVACNILTILFLIPVALVQGLIHLDQLETMFPSLRCILRMAVVSQVITGYFPILILQMFLSAVPPIMIMLSSLQGYISWSQIQKSACSKVLWFTIWNIFFTNVLSGSALYRLTIFLEPKEFPRVLAEAVPAQASFFIAYVVTFGWTNIASELFQLIPLLYNYINIIFVGDSDDDDFEAPSIQYHSEIPRILFFGLLGVIYFILAPLILPFLLVYFCLGYIIYRNQLLNVYMAKYQTGGEFWPTVHNYTIFSLVLMHIIVIGIFGLKKLPIASALTLPLPILTLLFNEYCQKRFFPIFKAYPAECLIKKDRQDQNEPNMPEFYDKLVKAYNDPALMPIKYSGGSHKPLLPCADV, from the exons ATGATTCTTGCTGCTCTTCTAACTTCAGTTGTAATTAACCTTGGcctatgttttatatttttcaccCTCTACTCTGTATTGAGGAAGCAGCCTGGTAATATTACCGTCTATGCACCACGCTTAGTTTCTGAAGGGAAACGTCAAGAGGGTGATCAATTTAACTTGGAACGTTTGTTACCTGCTACTACTGCTGGTTGGGTGAGAAAAGCATGGGAGACCTCTGAAGAAGAATTTTTATCAACTGCCGGCTTAGATGCTTTTGTTTTCATGCGCATATTTGTCTTTAG tttaaaaatatttacttttggtGGAATTGTGGGGCTACTCATTCTTCTTCCAATTAATTGTACGGGGAGTCAACTTCATGATGATTCTGATTTTCAAAACAAGTCTTTGGATTCCTTCAGTATTTCAAATGTTAACAATGGTTCAAACAG GTTATGGATCCATTTTTGTGCCGCATATGTTTTCACTGGAGTTGTCTGCATTCTTCTTTATGAT GAGTATGAGCATATTTCATCAAAAAGAATTGCTTGCTTCTATTCATCCAAGCCTGAGCCTCATCACTTTACTATATTAGTTAGAGGTATTCCTGTTCCACATGGAAGCACCTGTAACGATATTGTTGAGCACTTCTTCCAGGAGTATCACCCTTCTACTTATCATTCACATTCAGTTGTTCGTCGAAGCAGCAAACTTCAAATTCTAGTT ACTGATGCAGAGAGACTGTACAAAAGGCTTACCcaactaaaagataaagataatgctCCTCAACGGCATAGGCGTGATGGATGTTTGGGACTTTTTGGTCACAAAGTTGATATTTTAGATCATTATGAAAAGACATTGGGAGACATTGCAGATAATGTGAGAATGGAACAGTCTTCATTGGCAGGAAAG gaaattccAGCTGCCTTTGTCTCATTTAAGTCACGATTTGGTGCTGCAATAGCTTTAAACATTCAAGAAGGTGTCAATCCCACAGACTGGAGTACTGAGCAAGCTCCAGAGCCTCATGATGTTTATTGGCCTTTCTTTTCTGTCACATTCATTAGAAGATGGATCAGCAAGCTGGTGGCTTATGTTGCATGCAATATTCTTACAATCCTATTTTTGATCCCAGTTGCTCTAGTACAAGGTCTTATCCATCTTGATCAGTTGGAAACCATGTTCCCTTCTCTGAGATGCATACTGAGAAT GGCAGTTGTAAGCCAAGTTATAACAGGATACTTTCCCATTCTGATTCTTCAGATGTTTCTGTCTGCTGTGCCACCTATTATGATTATGCTTTCATCCTTGCAAGGATACATATCATGGAGTCAGATACAAAAAAGTGCATGCTCTAAAGTATTATGGTTTACAATTTGGAACATTTTCTTTACAAATGTATTATCAGGGTCAGCTCTCTATCGATTGACTATCTTTCTTGAGCCCAAAGAGTTTCCCAGAGTACTAGCAGAAGCTGTACCAGCACAG GCATCATTCTTCATAGCATATGTTGTGACATTCGGATGGACTAATATAGCATCAGAGCTCTTTCAATTGATTCCACTCCTttacaattatattaatataatttttgttggagacagtgatgatgatgattttgaGGCACCATCAATTCAATACCACAGTGAAATTCCCAGGATTCTTTTCTTTGGTCTTCTTGGTGTTATATACTTCATCCTTGCTCCTCTAATACTTCCATTTCTCTTGGTCTACTTTTGTTTGGGATACATCATTTACCGCAACCAG CTCTTAAATGTTTATATGGCAAAGTACCAGACTGGAGGAGAGTTTTGGCCTACAGTGCACAACTACACAATTTTTTCATTGGTTCTGATGCATATTATAGTAATTGGGATATTTGGGCTGAAGAAGCTTCCAATAGCATCTGCCTTAACTCTGCCTCTGCCTATTCTCACACTTCTGTTCAATGAGTATTGCCAGAAAcgtttctttcctattttcaaGGCTTATCCTGCGGAA TGCTTGATCAAGAAGGATAGACAAGACCAAAATGAGCCTAACATGCCTGaattttatgataagttggtCAAAGCATATAATGATCCAGCTCTGATGCCAATCAAATATTCAGGAGGCAGTCACAAGCCTCTACTTCCATGTGCAGATGTTTGA